The proteins below come from a single Antennarius striatus isolate MH-2024 chromosome 18, ASM4005453v1, whole genome shotgun sequence genomic window:
- the LOC137612167 gene encoding vang-like protein 2 — protein MDNESQYSGYSYKSSHSRSSRKHRDRRDRHRSKSRDSSSRGDKSVTIQTPGEPLLDAESTRGDERDDNWGETTTVVTGTSEHSISNEDLTRVTKDLEDSTPLECKRFVGPALGGCLSFFALVTPLAFLILPQVLWRDALEPCGTPCEGLYVSLAFKLLVLLISSWALFLRPPRATLPRFFVFRCLLMVLVFLFVASYWLFYGVRVLEPRERDYRGIVEYAASLVDALLFIQYLALVLLEVRHLQPAFCLKVVRSTDGASRFYNVGHLSIQRAAVWLLDRYYSDFPVYNPALLNLPKSILSKKMTGFKVYSLDENTTNNSTGQSRAMIAAAARRRDNSHNEFYYEEAEMDRRIRKRKARLVVAVEEAFTHIKRLHEDEVASSPKHPREVMDPREAAQAIFAPMARAMQKYLRTTRQQAFHSMESILTHLQFCITHNMTPKAFLERYLSPGPTMQYQQQSGRGRQWTLVSEEPVTSALRQGLVFSLRRLDFSLVVMVTPLPFLRLGEEFIDPKSHKFVMRLQSETSV, from the exons ATGGACAACGAGTCGCAGTACTCGGGATACTCCTACAAGTCGTCCCACTCCAGGAGCTCCCGCAAGCACAG GGATCGGAGGGATCGCCATCGCTCCAAGAGCCGGGACAGCAGCAGCCGTGGGGACAAATCGGTGACGATCCAGACGCCAGGAGAGCCGCTGCTGGACGCCGAGTCGACCCGGGGAGACGAGCGG GATGACAACTGGGGCGAGACCACCACGGTGGTCACCGGCACCTCCGAACACAGCATCTCCAACGAGGACCTGACCCGCGTCACCAAAGATCTGGAGGACTCCACTCCGCTGGAATGCAAGCGCTTCGTGGGCCCCGCGCTGGGGGGCTGCCTGAGCTTCTTCGCCCTGGTCACGCCGTTAGCCTTCCTCATCCTGCCTCAGGTCCTGTGGCGGGACGCCCTGGAGCCTTGTGGGACGCCGTGCGAGGGCCTCTACGTGTCTCTGGCCTTCAAGCTGCTGGTCCTGCTCATCTCCTCCTGGGCGCTGTTCCTGCGACCCCCCCGCGCCACGCTGCCGCGCTTCTTCGTCTTCCGCTGCCTGCTGATGGTGCTGGTCTTCCTGTTCGTGGCGTCCTATTGGTTGTTCTACGGCGTGCGCGTGCTGGAGCCCCGGGAGCGGGACTACCGGGGGATCGTGGAGTACGCCGCCTCGCTGGTGGACGCCCTGCTCTTCATCCAGTACCTGGcgctggtgctgctggaggtgCGACACCTGCAGCCGGCATTCTGCCTCAAAGTGGTGCGGAGCACCGACGGAGCCAGTAGGTTCTACAACGTGGGTCACCTCAG CATCCAGAGGGCGGCCGTCTGGTTGTTGGACCGTTATTACAGCGACTTCCCCGTCTACAACCCCGCACTGCTCAACCTGCCCAAGTCCATCCTGTCCAAGAAGATGACCGGCTTCAAGGTTTACTCCCTGGATG AAAACACCACTAACAACTCCACAGGCCAGTCCCGGGCCATGATAGCAGCCGCTGCCCGCAGGAGAGACAACTCCCACAATGAGTTCTACTACGAGGAGGCCGAGATGGACCGCAGGATCCGCAAACGCAAAGCCAG GTTGGTTGTAGCAGTGGAAGAGGCGTTCACACACATCAAGCGTCTCCACGAAGACGAGGTCGCCTCGTCCCCGAAACACCCGAGGGAGGTGATGGACCCCCGGGAGGCAGCTCAGGCCATCTTCGCCCCGATGGCGCGAGCCATGCAGAAGTACCTGAGAACCACGCGGCAGCAGGCGTTCCACAgcatggagagcatcctcacacACCTGCAGTTCTGCATCACACACAACATGACACCAAAG GCTTTTCTGGAGCGCTACCTCTCTCCAGGCCCCACCATGCAGTACCAGCAGCAGAGCGGCAGGGGGCGCCAGTGGACTCTGGTGAGCGAGGAGCCAGTGACCTCGGCCCTGCGTCAGGGTCTGGTGTTCTCCCTGCGGCGCCTGGACTTCTCCCTGGTCGTCATGGTGACGCCACTGCCCTTCCTGCGGCTCGGCGAGGAGTTCATCGACCCGAAGAGCCACAAGTTTGTCATGAGGCTGCAGTCAGAGACGTCCGTGTGA